From Salvia splendens isolate huo1 chromosome 3, SspV2, whole genome shotgun sequence, a single genomic window includes:
- the LOC121794862 gene encoding probable protein S-acyltransferase 22 yields the protein MRKHGWQLPYHPLQVVAVAVFLALGFAFYVFFAPFVGRQLFQYIAMGIYTPLLACAFGLYIWCAGADPADAGVFKSKKYLKVLDNKEHNKQNACKHGGESTSSAVDGNAAAVEGEANEKGRNDVESAADRNTEAEKNDSSPHRSMCSVGLLALLPCAYFCTSHEESSEHQSEDGMFYCSLCEVEVFKYSKHCRVCDKCVDRFDHHCRWLNNCIGKRNYRKFFTLMVSALLLLIIQWSTGILVLILCFLKRKEFATDISSKLGSSFSIVPFVIVVAVCTILAMIATLPLSQLFFFHILLIKKGISTYDYIIALREQDQLGGGQQSPQMSPVSSITGLSSASSFNTFHRAAWCTPPRLFVEDQYDVVPPENGSVSSLGKRTMVEEQSKKKNPAAVKISPWTLARLNAEDVSKAAAEARKKSKILRPVVRHESNSYAHETDSSFGSSGWNTALRPDNGRKRGSRRIRLPTDMPLQSLSKLQTFDAQNIRDHHHHPTSTSLAPLQLEARSDFRGMPAVNVASSPESSSLDSPDIHPFRVFSSGAEEGRRLARLSSTALAAQKDIPLSRSTSDGYDASGGEDSDRVPTRFLHKPNNWNNMLFGSEAERSSSSRFIAPTSSTFSSHRNL from the exons ATGAGAAAGCACGGCTGGCAGCTTCCTTACCACCCGCTCCAG GTGGTTGCTGTTGCTGTATTTCTGGCATTGGGGTTTGCTTTCTATGTGTTCTTTGCCCCTTTTGTTGGGAGACAATTGTTTCAATACATTGCGATGGGGATTTACACTCCTCTT CTAGCATGCGCGTTTGGTCTATACATTTGGTGCGCTGGTGCTGATCCTGCTGATGCCGGCGTCTTCAAGTCGAAAAAATATCTTAAGGTCCTCGATAACAAGGAGCATAACAAACAGAACGCGTGTAAGCATGGTGGAGAGTCAACTTCCTCTGCCGTAGATGGCAATGCTGCAGCTGTTGAAGGGGAAGCTAATGAAAAAGGAAGAAATGATGTTGAATCAGCAGCTGATAGGAACACTGAAGCTGAAAAGAACGATTCCTCACCTCATAGGAGTATGTGCAGTGTGGGCTTGTTGGCTTTACTGCCTTGTGCCTACTTTTGCACCTCGCACGAAGAGTCCTCTGAGCATCAGAGTGAAGATGGGATGTTCTACTGTAGTTTGTGTGAAGTTGAG GTTTTCAAGTACAGCAAGCATTGTAGGGTTTGTGACAAGTGTGTTGATCGCTTTGATCATCATTGTCGG TGGCTAAACAATTGCATAGGCAAAAGGAACTACAGGAAGTTTTTTACTCTTATGGTGTCGGCACTTCTCTTG CTTATTATTCAATGGTCGACTGGAATCCTTGTACTCATCCTGTGTTTTCTCAAGAGGAAAGAATTTGCTACCGACATCAGCTCTAAGCTAGGAAGCAGTTTTTCCATAGTCCCTTTTGTAATTGTTGTG GCAGTGTGCACTATATTGGCCATGATAGCAACTCTGCCTCTTTCTCAGCTATTCTTCTTTCACATCCTTTTGATCAAGAAG GGAATCAGCACCTATGATTACATTATAGCTCTAAGGGAGCAAGATCAATTAGGTGGCGGTCAACAAAGCCCTCAAATGTCACCCGTTAGCTCCATTACAGGATTAAGTAGTGCCAGTTCCTTCAACACTTTCCATCGGGCGGCATGGTGCACCCCACCACGTCTGTTTGTTGAGGATCAG TACGATGTTGTACCTCCTGAAAACGGGTCTGTGAGCTCACTCGGGAAGAGAACAATGGTGGAAGAACAAAGCAAGAAAAAGAACCCTGCAGCAGTGAAGATCAGCCCATGGACTCTAGCTCGTTTAAATGCAGAGGATGTTTCAAAGGCTGCTGCAGAGGCAAGGAAGAAGTCCAAGATCTTAAGGCCTGTGGTGAGGCATGAGTCCAACAGCTATGCTCATGAAACAGACAGCAGTTTCGGCAGTAGTGGTTGGAACACGGCTCTTAGGCCCGACAACGGTAGGAAACGAGGGAGCAGGCGCATCCGCCTACCCACAGACATGCCTCTTCAATCTCTATCGAAGCTTCAAACTTTCGATGCCCAAAATATTAgagatcatcatcatcatcccacATCAACCAGTTTGGCTCCTCTGCAGCTCGAAGCCCGGAGTGATTTCCGGGGAATGCCAGCTGTGAACGTGGCTTCCTCGCCTGAGAGCAGTAGCCTAGATTCCCCCGACATTCATCCTTTCCGGGTCTTCTCATCTGGAGCTGAAGAGGGGAGGAGGCTAGCCAGGCTGTCTTCCACCGCCCTGGCCGCTCAGAAGGACATCCCGTTGTCAAGATCGACTAGCGATGGATATGATGCATCTGGCGGTGAAGATAGCGACAGAGTGCCTACGAGGTTTCTGCATAAGCCTAACAACTGGAACAACATGCTGTTTGGGTCTGAAGCAGAGAGAAGTAGCTCATCAAGATTCATTGCACCGACATCGTCGACCTTCTCGAGTCATAGGAATCTTTGA